A single window of Syntrophotalea acetylenica DNA harbors:
- a CDS encoding tRNA (cytidine(34)-2'-O)-methyltransferase: MTDSSFHIVLVEPEIPPNTGNIARLCGATETVLHLVGKLGFSLDDRYLKRAGLDYWEVIDIRTWETLEELEEAFPEGRWWYTSKKAGRCHVEADFKAGDLIVFGKETAGLPEELLARNPERCIRIPIFSSRVRSLNLSTAAGIVLYEALRQTGRLVRG, encoded by the coding sequence ATGACGGATTCTTCTTTTCATATTGTTCTTGTGGAACCGGAAATTCCGCCGAATACGGGCAATATAGCGCGTCTGTGCGGCGCTACGGAAACGGTACTGCACCTAGTGGGAAAACTCGGATTTTCCCTTGATGACAGATATCTGAAGCGGGCGGGACTCGACTACTGGGAGGTTATCGACATTCGCACCTGGGAAACGCTTGAAGAACTGGAAGAAGCTTTTCCGGAGGGCCGGTGGTGGTATACCTCGAAAAAAGCCGGCCGCTGCCATGTGGAGGCCGATTTCAAAGCGGGGGACTTGATCGTTTTTGGCAAGGAAACGGCAGGCTTGCCCGAAGAACTTCTGGCGCGGAATCCAGAGCGATGCATCCGCATTCCTATCTTCTCCTCCCGAGTGCGCAGCCTCAATCTGTCCACCGCCGCCGGCATTGTGTTGTACGAAGCATTGCGGCAGACCGGGAGGTTGGTTAGGGGGTGA
- the nusB gene encoding transcription antitermination factor NusB, whose translation MASGVRRSGRELAIKMIYSFEGVPEVERLLASFWGHFRFRDDVLGDPLEDETPDVAPPTREFAEELVRGVCRHLQTIDGLIGEYATNWSLDRMARVDLAILRMATYELLHHLDVPVSVVINEAVEIGKRYGTKETPAFVNGILDRISRSCRAPAAT comes from the coding sequence ATGGCAAGCGGCGTGCGTCGTTCGGGGCGCGAACTGGCAATTAAGATGATCTACAGTTTCGAGGGCGTACCCGAGGTTGAAAGGTTGCTGGCCTCGTTCTGGGGACACTTTCGGTTTCGGGATGATGTGCTGGGCGACCCGCTGGAGGATGAGACTCCGGATGTCGCTCCACCAACGCGGGAATTTGCCGAAGAGCTGGTCAGGGGGGTGTGCCGGCATCTGCAAACCATCGACGGGTTGATCGGCGAATATGCCACCAACTGGTCGCTGGACCGCATGGCACGGGTGGATCTCGCCATTTTGCGTATGGCGACCTATGAGCTGCTGCACCATCTGGACGTGCCTGTCAGTGTCGTGATCAACGAAGCGGTGGAAATCGGGAAGCGCTACGGCACCAAGGAAACGCCGGCATTTGTCAACGGCATACTGGATCGGATTTCGCGAAGCTGCAGGGCGCCCGCCGCGACATGA
- a CDS encoding homoserine dehydrogenase, protein MKEFNVGLLGFGTIGAGVIRVFQNNAEVMEQRLGARLTLKRVADLDITTDRGVKVDAGVLTTDAMQVLTDPEIDVVIELIGGYEPARSFVLKAIEQGKHVVTANKALLAKHGEEILSAAAAKGVDVMFEASVGGGIPVLSAIKENLCANNFRCIFGILNGTCNYILTRMTNEGADFASVLKDAQAKGYAEADPTFDVEGVDTAHKLAILVSLCFGTRIDLENISIEGISKITPLDIQFAKEFGYKIKLLAIGKRENGQVEARVHPTMIPVNYPLADVDGVFNAVRLVGDFVGPVMLYGQGAGMDATASAVMGDVMAISRNQLAGGGRRTPAMGYLPEAMVKLPVKPMRDIVSQYYLRFTALDKPGVVAKISGILGRYGIGIASMIQPERKQREAVPIVIMTHEATEAVINDALAEIDQLDVVREPSHFIRIESEME, encoded by the coding sequence ATGAAGGAATTCAACGTTGGTCTTCTGGGTTTCGGTACCATCGGTGCCGGGGTAATCAGGGTGTTTCAGAACAATGCGGAAGTGATGGAACAGAGGCTTGGCGCGCGCCTGACGCTTAAGCGTGTTGCCGACCTCGATATCACCACCGACCGCGGCGTGAAGGTCGATGCCGGCGTTCTCACCACCGATGCCATGCAGGTGCTGACCGATCCTGAAATCGACGTTGTCATCGAGCTTATCGGAGGTTATGAGCCCGCCCGCAGCTTTGTTCTCAAGGCCATCGAACAGGGCAAGCATGTCGTGACCGCGAATAAGGCCCTGCTGGCCAAACACGGCGAAGAGATCCTGTCCGCCGCCGCGGCCAAAGGTGTCGATGTCATGTTTGAGGCCTCCGTGGGTGGCGGCATCCCGGTTCTTTCGGCCATCAAGGAAAATCTCTGCGCCAATAATTTCCGCTGCATCTTCGGTATCCTCAACGGCACCTGCAATTACATCCTGACCCGCATGACCAACGAGGGAGCCGATTTTGCCAGTGTGCTCAAGGATGCCCAGGCCAAGGGCTATGCCGAAGCCGACCCGACCTTTGATGTCGAGGGTGTCGACACCGCGCACAAGCTTGCCATTCTCGTTTCGCTGTGTTTCGGTACCCGCATCGACCTGGAAAATATATCCATCGAAGGGATCAGTAAAATCACGCCGCTGGATATCCAGTTTGCCAAGGAATTCGGTTATAAAATCAAGCTGCTGGCCATTGGCAAGCGTGAAAACGGCCAGGTCGAGGCCCGTGTTCATCCGACCATGATCCCTGTCAATTATCCCCTCGCCGATGTCGACGGCGTGTTCAATGCCGTGCGCCTGGTCGGGGATTTTGTCGGGCCGGTGATGCTTTACGGGCAGGGTGCCGGTATGGATGCGACGGCCAGTGCGGTCATGGGCGACGTGATGGCCATTTCCCGCAATCAACTTGCCGGCGGCGGGCGCCGTACGCCCGCCATGGGCTATCTGCCGGAGGCTATGGTCAAACTTCCGGTCAAACCCATGCGGGATATCGTCAGCCAGTATTACCTGCGTTTTACCGCCCTCGACAAACCCGGCGTAGTGGCGAAAATTTCCGGGATCCTGGGCCGCTATGGCATCGGCATCGCCTCCATGATTCAGCCCGAGCGCAAGCAACGGGAGGCCGTGCCCATTGTCATCATGACGCACGAGGCGACCGAGGCGGTGATCAACGACGCCCTGGCCGAAATCGATCAGCTCGATGTGGTTCGCGAGCCGAGCCATTTCATTCGTATCGAAAGCGAGATGGAATAG